Proteins encoded in a region of the Triticum dicoccoides isolate Atlit2015 ecotype Zavitan chromosome 3A, WEW_v2.0, whole genome shotgun sequence genome:
- the LOC119270832 gene encoding zinc finger protein 2-like — MSFSWAGVPLWLAIAGGAHPRWTLETPLPATAALVAMTLAPMRSPPPSSSSFWAEGDAAAGHGGPGGHDGEARSRRLFSCLFCDKKFLKSQALGGHQNVHKKERAGSWNPRLYLQSDHGDRPATAAANAPARWPNARLDDDGEKQLQQLDLNVKL; from the exons ATGTCCTTCTCATGGGCTGGTGTTCCTCTGTGGTTGGCTATAGCCGGTGGGGCCCACCCGCGGTGGACGTTG GAGACGCCGCTGCCGGCCACGGCGGCCCTGGTGGCCATGACGCTGGCCCCCATGAGATCACCaccaccatcctcctcctccttttgggCTGAAGGAGACGCCGCTGCCGGCCACGGCGGCCCTGGTGGCCATGACGGCGAAGCGAGATCGAGGCGGCTGTTCTCGTGCCTCTTCTGCGACAAGAAGTTCCTCAAGTCTCAGGCGTTGGGGGGCCACCAGAATGTGCACAAGAAGGAGCGGGCCGGCAGCTGGAACCCTCGCCTCTACCTACAATCCGACCACGGCGACCGGCCGGCCACCGCGGCGGCAAATGCGCCGGCGAGATGGCCAAATGCGCGCCTTGATGACGACGgcgagaagcagttgcagcagcttgaTCTCAACGTCAAGCTTTAA